gagataaagaattttacatgaaggcgagataattaaatatagttgATCATCAATAATTTGGGAGTGGTCagctatgtaatatgtaattgtCAAGTTACATTTTCTGAAACagaaacagttttatatacagTAATTATAGGAAATGTCACGACATAAAGTAATACAGCGTCAAGGCAAATATATTTCtaggcaaaataaaatataatgctgTATACAATGTGATGATGTGTTTTACAGAATGTAAAACTAGTAGGCCTCTAATTAGTTCCGTTTCAGCGGTCACCTTCACCAACCAGTTGTCTAAGATATATGGCAAACTCATTACTCCAGCAAATTATCTGgagttaaaaactaaattaaagtaaaacaaacaatatttatccCCATTAAGGAGCCACTTTCTTTAACATAGAAACTATTGTtgtttagttgttgttgtttttttttttggggggggggggggagggttttttttaggtggttgttttgttgatttctttttgatgtttttgttctttgttgttttttgtgttgttttgttgttgttgttgttgtttttggggggtataCACCTTTAAAAGACTGTAACTAAACATACCTCTATGAACCTTAAAAAATAGTCGATCCAGTGAACTATACCCCGCTCCCTGACAACAAACTGCACagacaataaatatatgttgtcAATTTAATCGAATGCACAGACACATTTTTCTGAAAAACCTTTACTAAGTAGTTCAACCTTCCGTAGTCGTAAGAGGTTCCACTTGCAAGCCCTTGCATCTCAATATGCTTTTGTATGCCTCTCGGAACTTCCTGCTCTTGAATCCGTAAATGAAAAGGTTGATAGCTGGGTTACACAAATCCAACACCAACAAGATTTCAAAGAGTACATAATTTATCTCATTCTTTGCAAATGTGACCGCGAGGTAGTAGAGAATGTGTGGCagatacagacagacggacacgCTGTACGCCAGGACCATCACTGTGGACTGCAGTGATGCTTGCTTCTCTACGTCAGACACTCGGAAATTTCGCTCTCGACGTCTGAACTTCAGTTCTGCCACCAAAACACGAAAAGCAGACAGAAGTCCAATTATCTGGAAAGTGAACACCGTACTTATGAAAAATCTAGTAAACCAACTGGGAAACAGAATTGGCGAATAACACCTGCCATTTGTTTTCCAATAGTCTATTCCAGAAACCGTTGGAACGTTTAGGAGAAATACTCCTACGACGGAAACCACACACCAGACGAAGTTACCTTTCATCGTTACGTGCTCGTAATAGTGATAGGGGAAGTGAACTGCGTAGAATCGCTCCATGGAGAGAAGTGACAGAAAGACTATATTGCCTACGACTACAATTTGTCCTATGAATATAGTGATCAAACAGGATGCCCTGGTATTAAAAAGGACTGGCTTGTTGGTCCGTATCATTACGAGCGGTGTGTAGATGGTCACAGTCAAAATATCACTGACGGCCAATGCTGCGATCATCATGTTACTGGGGTATCTCAAAGACTTGAAGCGGCAGATGGCAACAATTGTTAGTATATTCCCTCCTATAGCGACGAAAATGATTATGATTTTCAAGCTCATTACCACATTATTAAACGTTTTATACTCCTGTGGTGCAGCTGGGGACAAGTCTAACCCAGCGCTGTTATCTGCCATTGCGACTTCTTTAAATTCCTGACAAATGTGACTTGCATAACAGTAAAGCGTATATAAATATAGCTGCAACGTTGCTCGTGATTCGACACGCAATAGCACTATATCTTTCAGCATACGATTTGTTGGTGAATACTTCTACGCAATCTACCCAGTTATGTACACTAATTCCAttaatgattatgattattattacagaaatttattatgaaaaatattgctTGTGAAATGCGGGAAATTATTTTGGAGTacatctattttaaaaaatcttcatGGAGAcggagagagtgtgagagagggAAAGttggagggagagaggggggtgtgagagagagaggggggggtgggagagagagtgtatgtatgtgtgagagagagagagagagagagagagagagagagagagagagagagagagagagagagagagaatgtgtgtgtttaagctaaagtttggtttggttaacaacaccactagataagACAGTGATTGAGAGCACGTATTGGTATACCACAGTAGACTGTGTACGTGCATGTGTACGTACCTCAGGCAATTTAACAAATCGTTCAACACCACGTTAAAACCTGAGTACACGTTAATTCGACTTTTAATATATCGAGTTCTCCAcgaattattttaatgtattattaaatgttattgacAAATACACTAAATGAGCAACTTGTTACGGAACAGACTAAAAAATACCAGCCCATTTAGTAACCGTGAATAAAGGAAacgctaaagtttgttttgtttaacgacgccactagagcatcagctattggatgtcaaacatttgggaattctgactcgtagtcattggaggaaacccgctacgtttttccattagcagcaaaggatcgtttatatgcactttcccaattaggaaagcacataccatgacctttgaccagttgtggtgcactggatggaacgagaaaacaagCCAgtgagttgaatggatccaccaaggttgttcgatcctgcgatgcaagcacttcTGGCGAGAGCTCAACGGACTGAACTAAATCACGTCCCCTGAATTAAAGAAAATTCGGCAGTTGGTTACAggtttctttgtttaatttctttaaGTCCTGATTATTGACCGCTAGCATGTAAGTCGTAACATCCAAGTGGGTGTAGAGTTTTCGCCTTTAGGAAAATTGACAAAATTGACAAAATAAAAGATGGCCGATACAGaatcacgaaaataatttgtttacatctttcctaaacaaaaatgttaaaatactaattacatctttccattagaagcaactgatattttatatgcaccatcccacagacaagatagcacataccacggggtgtttttttaccagtcgtggtgcactggttggaacgagaattaaACCAacggacccactgacggggatcgatgccagaCGAACCGCAcaacaagcgagcactttaccactgggctacgttcctcCCCATAACCAGTAAAACCGCGAGCAGCCAATAGGTCAGGTATGATTAAGTAGTAAAACAGTATCATAACCAGTAAAACCGCGAGCAGCCAATAGGTCAGGTATGATTAAGTAGTAAAACAATATCATAACCAGTAAAACCGCGAGCAGCCAATAGGTCAGGTATGATTAAGTAGTAAAACAGTATCATAACCAGTAAAACCGTGAGAAGCCAATAGGTCAGGTATGATTAAGTAGTAAAACAGTATCATAACCAGTAAAACCGTGAGAAGCCAATAGGTCAGGTATGATTAAACCATTCGTAGTAAAAACAGTATCATAACCAGTAAAACCGTGAGCAAGCCAATAGGTCAGGTATGATTAAGTAGTAAAACAGTATCATAACCAGTAAAACCGCGAGCAGCCAATAGGTCAGGTATTATTAACAGTATCATAACCAGTAAAACCGTGAGTAGCCAATAGGTCAGGTATTATTAAGTAGTAAAACAGTATCataactagcccgagtactctgactgtaagagagctagacggacatttggacataaacacgctctcattacagtcagagaccaacctatgtctttttttggcaattcctgactaccagacTAGGCAACGGTTTAATACCACACATTGTATGTTACGTCTATACCTGGCATCAATCATAtggttaagtgatacaaaatccacatattaatcagaattttacagaaagaaacccggaAACCTACGCTTCGTCACTCCGTCGCacttgcaaagctcggcgagagctagaccacgtgatcgcgcactttccgccttgtgcagcaagggatcaagcggttttattttcataaacaaatcgtCAGTCCACAAAGAACAGGCGACAAATATCATTGCACAAACCGATGGGTAATCCATTAATGTGGACATTCTACGctgaaaaaagttatttttttaaaactcccacACACTGGTCGTTTGTGCCCTGAAGTGTGTTTAACATCCTGATATAAGCCCCGACATGACCTGCCTTGCGCAGGCGAAACTCATCGCCATCGGTCCCTAGGCGTCAGCTTGTCTACTATGAGTCGGTACAACTCATGGTATGAAAAACCCTTGCCTCGAAAACAATGGGATGTGTTTCTACGTAGGTTACATTGTCCAGCTACCATACATATATGTGCAGCTTGGATAAAACGATCGTTCATATGATTAGTTATTAAGCAAACAAAATACTTACaaccacccaaaacaaaatttgaactatttttattacttaatttactAGTATCCTACCGCcggtttttcttctttatttttctttttgctttttaatgagATATTACACCACAGTTTCACATTTGAGTCATTTCCGCATATTTCTTAGGGAGTGGGTTtcagctcagtcgtttgagtgttcgcgtcgcaggatcgaacaacctcgatggatccattcaaccaattgatttctttgtcgttccaactaatgcaccagaactggtcagtggcctgtgggaaagtacatataaaagatccattgctaatgtagcgggtttcttctccaatactcatatcagagttaccaaatgtttgacatccaatagctagtgattaattaatcaatgtgctctagtggtgtcgttgaacaaaacaaatttcaatattttttagtttgatctGAATAGCAAAACAACTATAAGATAAGTTTTAAAGATCGAATGAGCTATGCACCGATTCAATTTTGATTTTGCAGTAACAAGCATTGCCATCCTTCCCCTTAACGCCTCGGAATACATCTTATGATACCCCATCCCCtcaagagcgttacgtaattgttgaagaaaaaaaccccacacacactctactactgtactaatgactaattcataaaacataaaataatcaaattaaattactacttactttatctttcataagaggaggcagtacgtagcacatacttttgccgtatcctgtcgataacacccaaatgtatccttcaaattcaaaatggaatcaataatgtgtaattgttttggtttaatgacgtaatgaaggcattagccaactcttccatgttgtaacttcgcttgatatgagacggcccctgtaactgctgcacaaggcggaatcgcccagtgcgcgatcacgtggtctacgtctcgaaatagatcgccgagctttgcaattgttgcgacggggTGTCACGAAgggtagctgaatgtgggtgctgtcgggtttctttctgtagtaagtgtattagtgattaatatgtggatttttttgtatcacttaactcgaaaatgattgatgtaaaggtatttgacgtcaaacataggattgttgtggtattagagcgggactcgttgcctaccgtctggtagtcaggaattgccaaaaaaagacataggttggtctctgactgtaatgagagcgtgtttatgtccaaatgtccgtttagctctcttacagtcagagtactcgggctatatcATAACCAGTAAAACCGTGAGCAGCCAATAGGTCAGGTATTATTAACAGTATCATAACCAGTAAAACCGTGAGCAGCCAATAGGTCATGTATGATTAAGTAGTAAAACAGTATCACAACCAGTAAGGCGGCGGCCAGCTAATAGGTCAGGTATGATTAAGTAGTAAAACAGTATCACAACCAGTAAGGCGGCGGCCAGCTAATAGGTCAGGTATGATTAAGTAGTAAAACAGTATCACAACCAGTAAAACCGTCAGCAGCCAATAGGTCAGGTATGATTAAGTAGTATTTTGTCTGCTGCTGCATCGATAACCAAGACAGCTCCAACTTGCACTGGTGAAACCATTCGAATATTGCACGATATACTGCCTTGGTGACAGAAATATTATAGGAGGATGCAAATATCAATCATTGGAGGATGGAAATACCAATCAACTGCGACCACAAGTACGGTACCAGTTGTTGCACGTGCAACTTGCTGAACAACACCCACCCACTTGGAtattattacatgcattttAGAGATGAATAATCAACACTGGAAAAAGAAAACTATAACCGAAATTATAGGTTAACCCCTCGACTGTTGGAGTAGAAGGAACGAAGAAACAAACTGTgatggtacatgctcttaatttcttttcgcctgtggcgatattaattgttttagaaggccgtgtgcagttccaaatgcacttagctcAGATGAgcaatttgttacgtaatacctttgcgcgacggtcgcctaatacacacccagccctgGTGCGgagcccaggtggccagtagttacataatacctccgcgggtgcggtttttacaaccgtgatttctggcgaactggcgacagccagtctgacgatcagagaaaaatatgccggcgtggtggttgtggaacATCCatatgatacgtgaggtaccgccttgtacccccaggcgatattcgctgtctctgggagttttgaataaatagctagggtttagagatatctaggagaaacGATAGGAAGGCTCCACTGAActatctatattagttcagacgggtattatagaatccccgtgacacaaaCGAATAAATCGTTAACGATAAACCACTAATAAGAAATATGTCAGCATTTCGATTGTAGCAGCATTCCACAATTTACCGATTGAACACGATGTCCCAATGGAACAAGATTACTGGGATCAGGTATGATCATCTACCCAATATAGATAGTACAGGAGCATTAGCTAAAACCTTCAAAAGTTAGGAGAAAGCTGAGTTTTTCAGGAAGGATTCAGATAATGATATCCATCACCACAGCCACCCCCACcgcaaaacaaacaacacaaaaaaaaacgttcTTCAGAATAAACCCTGTggcatttttaatattcaatttGGCCGCTATCATAAAATGTATGAAACTTgtgacaaggaaggaaggaaatgttttatttaacgacgcactcaacacattctgtttaatgttttatggcgtcggacatatggttaaggaccacatagatactgagggaggaaacccgctgtcgccacttgatgggctactcttttcgattagcagcaagggatcttttatatgcaccatccaatagacaggatagcacataccacggtctttgatgtactagtcgtggtgcactggctggagcgagaaatagccaaaagggcccaccgacggagatcgatcctagaccgaccgcgcaccaagcgagcgctttaccactgggctacgtcttgcccccgAAAATTGTGATAACTCATCAAAGTTGAAAGTTAGGAATGTTGAATCTATGAATCTATTCATATTCATGTCATTTatacttagtttcgtgcttatatcgaattaagGTCCAAACATgttgccctgggcacacacctctgtcctcagctatctgggccgtctgtccagaacagtctgttagtggttagtagttagtgagagagaagtcagtgtagtgtaaagtcataagaaagaaagaaatgttttatttaacgacgcactcaacacattgtatttacggctatatggcgtcagacatatggttaaggaccacacagattttgagaggaaacccgctgtcgccacttcataggctactctttccgattagcagcaagggatcttttatttgtacttcccacaggcaggatagcacaaaccatggcctttgttgaaccagttatggatcactggtcggtgcaagtggtttacacctacccactgagccttgcggagcactcactcagggtttggagtcggtatctggatgaaaaaccccatgcctcgactgggatccgaacccagcacctagcagcctgtagaccgatggcctaaccacgacgccaccgaggccggtgtgtaaAGTCATAAAGATCCGTAAATGGATGGATACCTAGCAAAAGACAGCCGTTTgtgtaggactttcctttggcactctCAAGTAcaaagaaaattatatatacttatcataaataagcgttaaggttagggtttgggttagtgacagtgccaaaggaaagtccttccgcAGTTTGCAAATATCTTTTGACCAACAATCACTTGATAGTATATCCATcattttgtgtaacgacacgaacgaaggaaggaagaaggatatgttttatttaacgacgcactcaacacatttatttacggttgtatggcgtcagacatatgactaaggaccacacagatattgagagaggaaacccgttgtcgccacttcatgggctactcttttcgattagcaccaagggatcttttatatgcgccatcccacagacagggtagtacataccacgggctttgatataccagtcgtagtgcactggctggaacgagaaatagcccaatatgcccaccgacagtgatcgatccaagaccaaccgcgcatcgagcgagcgctgtaccactgggctacgtctcgccccctcgACACGAAAGATGCACACACACGTGTCAACAAAGCGATTGAGGTaatgaaaaatttatttatagacTGCAGTGTCAACATTCGGTGGCGTGACAACCGGCGCTCGTACACGGACTAAATCTAAAACCAGGCGACCTTTATTTGGCGCTCGTACACGGACTAAATCTAAAACCAGGCGacctttattttatttggcGCTCGTACGCGGACTAAATCTAAAACCAGGCGacctttattttatttggcACTCGTACGCGGACTAAATCTAAAACCAGGCGACCTTTATTTGGCGCTCGTACACGGACTAAATCTAAAACCAGGCGACCTTTATTTGGCGCTCGTACACGGACTAAATCTAAAACCAGGCGACCTTTATTTGGCGCTCGTACACGGACTAAATCTAAAACCTGGTGCTCGTACACGGACTAAATCTAAAACCAGGCGACCTTTATTTGGCGCTCGTACACGGACTAATCTAAAACCAGGAGACCTTTATTTGGCGCTCGTACACGGACTAAATCTAAAACCAGGCGACTTTATTTGGCGCTCGTACACGGACTAAATCTAAAACCAGGCGACCTTTATTTGGCGCTCGGACCTTTATTTGGCGCTCGTACATGGACTAAATCTAAAACCAGGCGACCTTTATTTGGCGCTCGTACACGGACTAAATCTAAAACCAGGCGACCTTTATTTGGCGCTCGTACACGGACTAAATCTAAAACCAGGCAACCTTTATTTGGCGCTCGGACCTTTATTTGGCGCTCGTACACGGACTAAATCTAAAACCAGGCGACCTTTATTTGGCGCTCGTACACGGACTAAATCTAAAACCAGGCGACCTTTATTTGGCGCTCGTACACGGACTAAATCTAAAATCAGGCGACCTTTATTTGGCGCTCGTACACGGACTAAATCTAAAACCAGGCGACCTTTATTTGGCGCTCGTACACGGACTAAATCTAAAACCAGGCCACCTTTATTTGGCGCTCGTACACGGACTAAATCTAAAACCAGGCGACCTTTATTTGGCGCTCGGACCTTTATTTGGCGCTCGTACGTGGACTAAATCTAAAACCAGGCGACCTTTATTTGGCGCTCGTACACGGACTAAATCTAAAACCAGGCGACCTTTATTTGGCGCTCGTACACGGACTAAATCTAAAACCAGGCGACCTTTATTTGGCGCTCGTACACGGACTAAATCTAAAACCTGGTGCTCGTACACGGACTAAATCTAAAACCAGGCGACCTTTATTTGGCGCTCGTACACGGACTAAATCTAAAACCAGGCGACTTTATTTGGCGCTCGTACACGGACTAAATCTAAAACCAGGCGACCTTTATTTGGCGCTCGGACCTTTATTTGGCGCTCGTACATGGACTAAATCTAAAACCAGGCGACCTTTATTTGGCGCTCGTACACGGACTGAATCTAAAACCAGGCGACCTTTATTTGGCGCTCGTACACGGACTAAATCTAAAACCAGGCAACCTTTATTTGGCGCTCGGACCTTTATTTGGCGCTCGTACACGGACTAAATCTAAAACCAGGCGACCTTTATTTGGCGCTCGTACACGGACTAAATCTAAAACCAGGCGACCTTTATTTGGCGCTCGTACACGGACTAAATCTAAAATCAGGCGACCTTTATTTGGCGCTCGTACACGGACTAAATCTAAAACCAGGCGACCTTTATTTGGCGACCTTTATTTGGCGCTCGTACACGGACTAAATCTAAAACCAGGCGACCTTTATTTGGCGCTCGTACACGGACTAAATCTAAAACCAGGCGACCTTTATTTGGCGCTCGTACACGGCGACCTTTATTTGGCGCTCGTACACGGACTAAATCTAAAACCAGGCGACCTTTATTTGGCGCTCGTACACGGACTAAATCTAAAACCAGGCCACCTTTATTTGGCGCTCGTACACGGACTAAATCTAAAACCAGGCGACCTTTATTTGGCGCTCGGACCTTTATTTGGCGCTCGTACACGGACTAAATCTAAAACCAGGCCACCTTTATTTGGCGCTCGTACACGGACTAAATCTAAAACCAGGCGACCTTTATTTGGCGCTCGGACCTTTATTTGGCACTCGTACACGGACTAAATCTAAAACCAGCCGACCTTTATTTGGCGCTCGTACACGGACTAAGTTTAAAACCAGGCGACCTTTATTTGGCGCTCGTACACGGACTAAGTCTAAAACCAGGCGACCTTTATTTGGCGCTCGTACACGGACTAAATCTAAAACCAGGCGACCTTTATTTGGCGCTCGTACACGGACTAAATCTAAAACCAGGCGACCTTTATTTGGCGCTCGTACACGGACTAAATCTAAAACCAGGCGACCTTTATTTGGCGCGTGTCTCGTTTCCAgaatgggcgggacgtagcccattggtaaagcgctcggctgatgcacggtctgtctaggatcgatccccgtcagtgggcccattgggcaatttctcgctccagacagtgcatcacgactggtatataaaaggccatggtatgtgctatcctgtctgtgggataatgcatataaaagatccctcgctactactggaaaaatgtagcggatttcctctctaagaaatatgtcagaattaccaaatgtttgacatccaatagccgatgattaataaatcaatgtgctctagtggtgttgttaagcaaaaacacaaacaaaactgtttCTAGAACTAAATAGGCTACCACGCGGCAAAGAAAACATTCAGTATATAAAAGTGTAGAAAACAAACAGAGATTAATTAGCCCAAGCAGATCGAATAAGAAATGTTTATGGAAAGAAAATGCAGTCCATAAATACAAAGTAGAAAAAACAAATGCGCGATCTAAAATTAAATGACCCAAAATCTTTTCATAAATTATCAAAACCAATAACTGAGAATAATCATTTGCCATCACTAGACGAACTCAGCAACTATTTTGAAAAAGTAAATGAATAAGACtatgctggcttactgggatggctattgttacagaacattgcgat
The sequence above is drawn from the Gigantopelta aegis isolate Gae_Host chromosome 6, Gae_host_genome, whole genome shotgun sequence genome and encodes:
- the LOC121374831 gene encoding trace amine-associated receptor 2-like; amino-acid sequence: MADNSAGLDLSPAAPQEYKTFNNVVMSLKIIIIFVAIGGNILTIVAICRFKSLRYPSNMMIAALAVSDILTVTIYTPLVMIRTNKPVLFNTRASCLITIFIGQIVVVGNIVFLSLLSMERFYAVHFPYHYYEHVTMKGNFVWCVVSVVGVFLLNVPTVSGIDYWKTNGRCYSPILFPSWFTRFFISTVFTFQIIGLLSAFRVLVAELKFRRRERNFRVSDVEKQASLQSTVMVLAYSVSVCLYLPHILYYLAVTFAKNEINYVLFEILLVLDLCNPAINLFIYGFKSRKFREAYKSILRCKGLQVEPLTTTEG